In the Shewanella sp. OMA3-2 genome, one interval contains:
- the mnmC gene encoding FAD-dependent 5-carboxymethylaminomethyl-2-thiouridine(34) oxidoreductase MnmC has protein sequence MSKSTNLFMVNHYQHYLQRVIKQPDTATKLIHVGHLGLAEPTHINDLIDAFTQLKQTCPAWQHCRLHVSLFTYHSKEQQAEFNAFILHFKQILHDFIADIAVAPIKGCQRINIQDDITLDCHFSRSELQLSSLANIHHKVHHWYACSDTMTPLLRDHFYQATNVWQLGRLSHDNSAISIYDRPIANKDPLFSSLQTTVAQAGFQLLTEQPTDSITKHLTRQATGQTTSTSTIDIIACQERHALRHQQQNSFAYQGPLTPALIEQPIGIIGGGIASTSLALSLAERGKSVVLYCQDDAIGQGASGNRQGAIYPLLTPENDALSQFYQQAFLYSRQRVQRLTSQGYEVSHDFCGVLHTGFDDRSKARLNKIINGQEWPDDIARKVSADQASDIARVEIKQTGLFYPLGGWICPYELAQASLDHAVAIGSITIKMNCKIESIEQTEQGWALCATEQKSSQQKPNQQKNSQKKNSQQGSPIAFHPQLVIANGADLTHFQQTREIPLSGFRGQVSHVPSKGELASLKTVICANGYLTLVFQQQHCVGASYVKSPQHLDFCPIEQVENGKKMSQSFANVSWPNDINVSGNDARVGVRMVSRDHFPVMGYAIDMEKLNQGYQIQQASKDKPSLWQQHWQTTPAPIHDGLFVLGGFGSRGLSSAPLVAECLAANLCGEIMPINLETQTLLSPNRMWMRKLLKGKAI, from the coding sequence TTGAGTAAAAGCACCAATTTATTCATGGTAAATCATTATCAGCATTATCTCCAGCGTGTTATAAAACAACCTGATACAGCAACAAAGCTGATCCATGTTGGGCATTTAGGCCTAGCGGAACCGACACATATTAATGATTTAATCGATGCGTTTACCCAACTAAAACAAACTTGCCCAGCCTGGCAGCATTGTCGCTTACATGTGAGTTTATTTACTTATCATAGTAAAGAACAACAAGCTGAATTTAATGCTTTTATATTACATTTCAAACAAATATTACACGATTTTATTGCAGATATTGCCGTTGCACCGATTAAAGGGTGTCAACGCATTAATATTCAAGATGATATTACGTTAGACTGCCACTTTAGTCGCAGTGAACTGCAATTATCAAGCCTAGCCAATATTCACCATAAAGTTCATCATTGGTATGCGTGTTCCGATACGATGACCCCATTATTAAGGGATCACTTTTATCAGGCAACCAATGTTTGGCAACTCGGCAGACTTAGCCATGATAATAGCGCCATTAGTATTTACGATAGACCAATAGCCAACAAGGATCCACTCTTCAGCTCACTACAAACAACTGTTGCCCAAGCAGGATTTCAGTTACTCACCGAACAACCCACAGACTCGATAACCAAACACCTGACTAGACAAGCAACTGGACAAACAACATCGACTAGCACTATTGATATTATTGCTTGCCAAGAGCGTCATGCCTTAAGGCACCAACAACAAAACTCGTTTGCCTACCAAGGCCCACTTACACCCGCATTAATTGAGCAACCCATTGGCATTATTGGTGGTGGTATCGCCAGCACATCGCTTGCTTTATCGTTAGCTGAAAGAGGTAAAAGTGTCGTGCTTTATTGTCAGGACGACGCAATTGGTCAAGGTGCATCAGGTAATCGACAAGGCGCGATTTACCCTTTACTTACCCCAGAAAATGACGCACTAAGTCAGTTTTATCAACAAGCTTTTTTGTATAGCCGACAAAGGGTGCAACGGCTTACCAGTCAAGGGTATGAAGTCAGCCATGACTTTTGTGGCGTGCTGCACACAGGATTTGATGATCGCAGCAAAGCGAGACTCAATAAAATAATCAACGGGCAAGAGTGGCCTGATGATATAGCCCGTAAGGTATCCGCAGATCAGGCGAGCGATATTGCCAGGGTAGAAATAAAGCAAACGGGTTTGTTTTATCCCTTAGGTGGCTGGATTTGCCCCTATGAACTTGCCCAAGCGTCATTAGATCATGCTGTGGCCATTGGCAGTATTACCATAAAAATGAACTGCAAAATTGAATCAATTGAGCAGACAGAACAAGGTTGGGCCTTATGCGCTACTGAACAAAAATCTAGCCAGCAAAAGCCTAATCAACAAAAAAATAGTCAAAAAAAGAATAGTCAACAAGGCTCACCTATCGCCTTTCACCCCCAGTTAGTCATTGCCAACGGCGCAGACTTAACCCATTTTCAACAAACCCGTGAAATCCCCCTTAGCGGCTTCAGAGGCCAGGTTAGCCATGTGCCTTCAAAGGGGGAATTAGCCAGTCTAAAAACGGTAATTTGTGCTAATGGATACTTAACCCTGGTTTTTCAGCAACAACACTGTGTCGGCGCCAGTTATGTTAAAAGTCCTCAGCATTTAGACTTTTGCCCCATCGAACAAGTTGAAAATGGTAAAAAAATGAGTCAAAGCTTTGCTAATGTAAGCTGGCCCAATGACATTAATGTTAGCGGCAATGATGCCCGTGTCGGTGTAAGAATGGTCAGTCGCGACCATTTTCCGGTAATGGGATATGCAATTGATATGGAAAAACTCAATCAAGGCTATCAAATTCAGCAAGCCAGTAAAGATAAACCCAGTTTATGGCAACAACACTGGCAAACAACCCCTGCCCCAATTCATGATGGCTTATTTGTCCTGGGCGGATTTGGTTCACGGGGATTAAGTTCAGCGCCACTTGTAGCCGAATGTCTAGCAGCAAATCTGTGTGGTGAAATCATGCCAATTAACCTTGAAACACAAACCCTGTTAAGCCCTAATCGCATGTGGATGCGAAAGTTACTCAAAGGCAAAGCGATATAA
- a CDS encoding Yip1 family protein, whose translation MMLNHLMGLYTHPKKEWETIEKNHEALKSSLSHVLLIALIPAICAYFATAHIGWNPGAGEALFLTSESAMIMSVGMYFGLIAGVLALAYLAYWMGKTFDADPTYTQAVELAAYTATPLFMVGLAALYPVLWFIMIVGLFGLAYSVYLLYAGVPIIMNIPEEKGFIYASSVVTAGLVLLVALMGSSVILWSLGFGPMMQ comes from the coding sequence ATGATGCTAAATCACTTAATGGGACTTTACACTCATCCAAAAAAAGAGTGGGAAACAATCGAAAAAAACCATGAGGCATTAAAAAGCAGCCTAAGTCATGTACTGCTTATCGCCCTCATCCCTGCAATATGTGCTTATTTTGCAACTGCACACATTGGTTGGAATCCTGGCGCTGGTGAAGCTTTATTTCTAACCAGTGAAAGTGCAATGATAATGTCTGTAGGTATGTATTTTGGTCTTATTGCAGGCGTACTGGCTTTAGCGTACCTAGCCTACTGGATGGGTAAAACATTTGATGCTGATCCAACTTATACTCAAGCTGTTGAACTTGCCGCCTATACCGCAACCCCTTTATTTATGGTCGGTTTAGCTGCTTTATATCCGGTTCTATGGTTTATTATGATCGTAGGATTATTCGGTTTAGCCTACTCTGTATACCTGCTTTATGCTGGCGTTCCCATTATAATGAACATTCCTGAAGAAAAAGGCTTTATCTACGCAAGCTCGGTAGTAACAGCAGGTTTAGTATTACTGGTTGCCTTAATGGGTTCGAGTGTTATTTTATGGAGCCTAGGTTTTGGTCCTATGATGCAATAG
- the fabB gene encoding beta-ketoacyl-ACP synthase I has protein sequence MKRVVITGLGIVSSIGNNKQEVLDSLKAGRSGITHSAQFEEMKLRSHVWGDIKMNPADHIDRKALRFMGDAAAYAYIAMQEAITDANLTEEQYSHDRVGLVVGTGGASSSNQVQAADTLREKGVKRVGPYIVPRIMSSTASACLATPFKIRGVNYSISSACATSSHCIGHAVELIQMGKQDMVFAGGSEEVDWTLTMGFDAMGALSTKYNDNPTKASRTYDADRDGFVISGGGGIVVVEELEHALARGAKIYAEVIGYGASSDGYDMVAPSGEGAVRCMNLALADVDTPIDYVNSHGTSTPVGDVRELEALRAVFKDKMPPVASTKSLTGHALGAAGVHEAIYSMLMMENNFIAPSINIDNLDEQAKDIPIVRELREANLTTIMSNSFGFGGTNATLVMRKYK, from the coding sequence ATGAAAAGAGTCGTGATCACCGGACTAGGTATAGTTTCAAGTATCGGTAACAATAAGCAAGAAGTGTTAGATTCACTTAAAGCGGGTCGTAGTGGCATTACCCATTCAGCGCAGTTTGAAGAAATGAAGCTACGCAGCCACGTTTGGGGCGATATTAAAATGAACCCAGCGGATCACATTGATCGTAAAGCGTTACGTTTTATGGGCGATGCAGCTGCTTATGCTTATATCGCGATGCAAGAAGCGATTACCGATGCTAATCTGACCGAAGAGCAGTATTCACATGACCGTGTAGGGTTAGTTGTGGGTACCGGTGGTGCGTCTTCTTCAAACCAAGTTCAAGCCGCTGACACTTTACGTGAAAAAGGCGTCAAACGTGTAGGACCTTATATAGTGCCACGCATTATGTCTAGTACCGCTAGCGCGTGCTTGGCAACACCGTTTAAAATAAGAGGCGTTAACTATTCAATTAGCTCTGCCTGTGCAACATCTTCACACTGTATTGGCCATGCTGTTGAGCTTATCCAAATGGGTAAGCAAGATATGGTATTTGCTGGTGGTTCTGAAGAAGTAGATTGGACATTGACCATGGGCTTTGATGCTATGGGCGCGTTATCGACTAAATATAATGATAATCCAACCAAAGCATCGCGCACCTATGATGCTGACCGTGATGGTTTTGTTATTTCTGGCGGCGGCGGCATAGTTGTTGTTGAAGAGCTAGAGCATGCTTTGGCACGTGGTGCTAAAATTTATGCTGAAGTTATTGGTTATGGCGCATCCTCTGACGGTTACGACATGGTTGCACCATCAGGCGAGGGCGCTGTTCGTTGTATGAATCTAGCGTTAGCTGATGTTGATACCCCAATTGATTATGTTAATTCCCACGGTACTTCTACTCCAGTAGGTGACGTGCGCGAATTAGAAGCACTTCGTGCGGTATTTAAAGATAAAATGCCACCAGTTGCTTCAACTAAATCACTTACTGGCCATGCTTTAGGTGCAGCAGGTGTACATGAAGCTATTTACAGTATGTTGATGATGGAAAATAACTTTATTGCACCAAGTATTAATATTGATAACCTTGACGAGCAAGCAAAAGACATTCCTATTGTACGCGAATTACGTGAAGCTAACTTAACCACAATCATGAGCAATAGCTTTGGTTTTGGTGGCACAAATGCCACATTGGTTATGCGTAAATATAAGTAA
- a CDS encoding peptidylprolyl isomerase, whose protein sequence is MITLHTNLGDISLQLDAEKAPITAANFMKYVEEGFYEGTVFHRVIDGFMIQGGGFTEEMDQKRVNASIKNEANNGLSNRKGTVAMARTSDPHSATAQFFINVNDNTFLDFKSETSQGWGYCVFGEVVEGLDIIEKMKVVATGNRGMHQDVPLEAIVIQSVSVK, encoded by the coding sequence ATGATTACTTTACACACAAACCTTGGCGACATTAGTTTACAACTTGATGCTGAAAAAGCCCCTATCACAGCGGCTAACTTCATGAAATATGTGGAAGAAGGCTTTTACGAAGGCACTGTTTTTCACCGTGTAATTGATGGGTTTATGATCCAGGGCGGTGGCTTTACAGAAGAAATGGATCAAAAACGTGTTAATGCTTCAATTAAAAACGAAGCAAACAATGGTTTATCAAACCGCAAAGGTACGGTAGCCATGGCGCGTACTTCTGATCCTCACTCAGCAACTGCGCAATTCTTTATCAATGTGAATGACAATACATTCCTTGATTTTAAGTCAGAGACTTCTCAAGGCTGGGGTTACTGTGTGTTTGGTGAAGTTGTTGAAGGTTTAGACATCATTGAAAAAATGAAAGTGGTAGCAACAGGTAACCGTGGTATGCATCAAGATGTACCATTAGAAGCGATTGTTATCCAAAGCGTATCTGTTAAGTAA
- a CDS encoding UDP-2,3-diacylglucosamine diphosphatase, whose amino-acid sequence MRTAFVGDLHLSADRPDITQAFLQFLKQGLDNVEALYIIGDLFEVWMGDDIAEAYTVDIANAIHRVSQHIPVFFTQGNRDFMVGKAFCRKAGMTLLPDVYKTNLYGHSTVILHGDSLCTLDIGYQRFRRFRSLAIVRWIYSHLPKQTRLNIAAKIRQKSQSGNQQKHYEIMDVESSAVQRLLTETDCNLMIHGHTHRPNIHLLAQGKKRVVVGDWYTQGSVLMVDQSGCELVQLPFIDNP is encoded by the coding sequence ATGCGTACAGCTTTTGTGGGTGATTTGCATTTAAGTGCAGATCGCCCTGACATCACCCAGGCATTCTTGCAGTTTCTCAAACAAGGCTTAGATAATGTAGAAGCACTCTATATTATTGGTGACTTGTTCGAAGTGTGGATGGGGGATGATATTGCCGAAGCATATACTGTCGATATTGCCAATGCGATTCATCGAGTATCTCAGCATATACCAGTTTTTTTTACCCAAGGTAATCGAGATTTTATGGTCGGCAAGGCATTCTGTCGCAAGGCAGGCATGACGTTATTACCCGATGTATATAAAACTAATCTTTATGGTCACTCAACGGTTATTCTACATGGCGATAGCTTATGCACTTTAGATATAGGCTACCAGCGTTTTAGACGCTTTCGCAGCCTAGCCATAGTCCGTTGGATTTATTCACACTTACCCAAACAGACCCGTCTAAATATTGCCGCTAAAATCAGGCAAAAAAGCCAATCGGGCAATCAACAAAAACACTATGAAATCATGGATGTTGAGTCGAGCGCTGTGCAACGTTTACTGACTGAAACCGACTGTAATCTTATGATACATGGTCACACTCACCGCCCTAATATTCACTTACTAGCGCAAGGCAAAAAACGCGTAGTGGTTGGTGATTGGTATACCCAGGGCAGTGTATTAATGGTTGATCAATCAGGTTGTGAATTGGTGCAATTACCGTTTATTGATAACCCGTAA
- the miaE gene encoding tRNA isopentenyl-2-thiomethyl-A-37 hydroxylase MiaE codes for MQQLLAPINDFLGCETPNSWIEHAKKPQQLTDLLIDHCNCELKAAQTAMMMVRKYAIDKSSANILKVWAKPYEDFVYNQARDANAFLNRDVKKNDITSELVANHSLSISADLLSKMIKLIKEEFHHFEQVLQIMTARGIDYRNMRAGTYAKQLISHVRTHEPVTIVDKLIVGAFIEARSCERFAKIAPHLDDELSKFYISLLRSEARHYQDYLSLAQDVADEDISDRIAYFRVQEAALIMAEDTEFRFHSGVPK; via the coding sequence ATGCAGCAACTACTTGCACCAATTAATGATTTTTTAGGTTGTGAAACCCCGAACAGTTGGATTGAACATGCTAAAAAACCGCAGCAATTAACAGATTTATTAATCGACCACTGCAATTGTGAGTTAAAAGCCGCGCAAACTGCAATGATGATGGTACGTAAATATGCAATTGATAAAAGCAGCGCAAATATATTAAAAGTCTGGGCTAAGCCCTACGAAGACTTTGTGTATAACCAAGCCCGTGATGCCAATGCTTTTCTTAACCGTGATGTGAAAAAGAATGATATTACCAGTGAATTAGTTGCTAACCATAGTTTGAGTATTAGCGCTGATTTATTATCAAAAATGATTAAGTTGATTAAAGAAGAGTTTCATCACTTTGAGCAAGTGCTGCAAATTATGACCGCTAGAGGTATTGATTACCGCAATATGCGCGCAGGTACCTATGCTAAACAGCTCATTAGCCATGTACGCACCCATGAACCGGTGACTATTGTAGATAAATTGATAGTGGGCGCATTTATTGAAGCTCGCTCATGTGAGCGGTTTGCTAAAATTGCTCCTCATTTAGATGATGAACTTAGTAAGTTTTATATTTCATTGTTACGTTCAGAGGCGCGGCACTATCAAGATTATCTATCTCTTGCTCAAGATGTGGCGGATGAGGATATAAGCGATCGTATCGCTTATTTTAGAGTGCAAGAAGCGGCATTAATTATGGCCGAAGATACAGAGTTTCGATTTCACAGTGGCGTGCCAAAATAG